Proteins encoded together in one Amblyomma americanum isolate KBUSLIRL-KWMA chromosome 1, ASM5285725v1, whole genome shotgun sequence window:
- the LOC144105852 gene encoding uncharacterized protein LOC144105852 codes for MPTALESTCCCEIPAATVKQPSGCITEHSHFYTLCLDEVVLTVALQMLLDHGLRVEHTGRYRYTSYSQLAHWLWRRLGRHHRKVLPACAVCQIRERFPSEGYTGFQYAQGL; via the exons ATGCCCACTGCACTTGAGAGCACCTGCTGCTGCGAGATCCCTGCAGCGactgtgaagcagccgtcggggtGCATCACGGAGCACTCCCACTTTTACACCCTGTGCCTCGACGAGGTGGTGCTTACGGTGGCACTGCAAATGCTTTTGGACCATGGGCTACGCGTCGAGCACACAGG GAGGTACCGCTACACCAGCTACAGCCAGCTTGCACACTGGCTTTGGAGACGCCTGGGCAGACATCACCGGAAGGTCCTCCCTGCTTGTGCTGTATGCCAAATAAGGGAGAGATTTCCATCGGAAGGTTACACTGGTTTCCAGTATGCACAAGGGCTCTAG